In Burkholderia sp. NRF60-BP8, a single window of DNA contains:
- a CDS encoding sensor histidine kinase: MSPDPAVTTSLRRSLLRRLAAPLSMLALMSGLIAYWLAWQYTQHVIDRSLADLATAISKQIQIAGPDAPFTVPPLAQAMFSDPAEALIYRISDGEQELAGDPKLPLQGINVRRMHHAYVFEAEYDNRAVRVAQVRVDNVEGGRPMVVEVAQPVRHRYRIAAEFLVAIMMPLLLLLLAGWGIVWRVVNQQLGPLTHLADSLNRQTHTSLEPVDETDVPLEIRPLTSAMNALLGRLKTALDAQRKFIADAAHQLRTPLTAVKLHAEQAVVARDPHQTFAAVRELRAAADRAVRLSNQLLSLARAEPGEQAARFVDVDLAAMAFETGAEWVPRALASHVDLGFQRSDDAGDDETLIVRGNPVLLREVIANLLDNALKYVPLARPDGARITVNVARAALEDSQPAAEIVVEDNGPGVPANQQADLFKRFFRGDAQSGNGVETGAGLGLAIVHDIIAMHGGTVSYEDAPEGGSRFVVRVPLAARTEKPAGETPAAAPTH, from the coding sequence ATGTCCCCTGATCCGGCTGTGACCACCAGCCTGCGCCGCTCGCTGCTCCGGCGCCTCGCCGCGCCGCTGTCGATGCTCGCGCTGATGAGCGGCCTGATCGCCTACTGGCTCGCGTGGCAATACACGCAGCACGTGATCGACCGCTCGCTCGCCGATCTCGCGACCGCCATCTCCAAACAGATCCAGATCGCCGGCCCCGACGCGCCGTTCACGGTGCCGCCGCTCGCGCAGGCGATGTTCTCCGATCCGGCCGAAGCGCTGATCTACCGGATCAGCGACGGCGAGCAGGAACTCGCCGGCGATCCGAAGCTGCCGCTGCAGGGCATCAACGTGCGCCGCATGCATCATGCGTACGTGTTCGAGGCCGAATACGACAACCGCGCGGTGCGGGTCGCGCAGGTGCGCGTCGACAACGTCGAAGGCGGCCGGCCGATGGTCGTCGAAGTCGCGCAGCCGGTGCGGCACCGCTACCGGATCGCGGCCGAATTCCTCGTCGCGATCATGATGCCGCTGCTGCTGTTGCTGCTCGCGGGCTGGGGCATCGTGTGGCGCGTCGTGAACCAGCAACTGGGCCCGCTCACGCATCTGGCCGATTCGCTGAACCGGCAGACCCACACGTCGCTGGAACCGGTCGACGAAACCGACGTGCCGCTGGAGATCCGGCCGCTGACGAGCGCGATGAACGCGCTACTCGGCCGTCTGAAGACCGCGCTCGACGCGCAGCGCAAGTTCATCGCCGATGCCGCCCACCAGTTGCGCACGCCGCTCACCGCGGTGAAGCTGCATGCCGAGCAGGCGGTGGTCGCGCGCGACCCGCACCAGACCTTCGCCGCGGTGCGCGAGCTGCGCGCGGCCGCGGACCGCGCGGTGCGGCTGTCCAACCAGTTGCTGTCGCTCGCGCGTGCCGAGCCGGGCGAACAGGCCGCGCGCTTCGTCGACGTCGATCTCGCGGCGATGGCGTTCGAGACGGGCGCCGAATGGGTGCCGCGCGCGCTCGCGTCGCATGTCGACCTCGGCTTCCAGCGCAGCGACGACGCGGGCGACGACGAGACGCTGATCGTGCGCGGCAACCCCGTGCTGCTGCGCGAGGTGATCGCGAACCTGCTCGACAATGCGCTGAAGTACGTGCCGCTCGCGCGGCCGGACGGCGCGCGGATCACGGTGAACGTCGCGCGCGCCGCGCTCGAGGACAGCCAGCCTGCCGCCGAGATCGTCGTCGAGGACAACGGCCCCGGCGTGCCCGCGAACCAGCAGGCCGACCTGTTCAAACGCTTCTTCCGCGGCGACGCGCAAAGCGGCAACGGCGTCGAAACGGGCGCCGGGCTGGGGCTCGCGATCGTGCACGACATCATCGCGATGCACGGCGGCACCGTGTCGTACGAAGATGCACCGGAAGGCGGCTCGCGCTTCGTGGTGAGGGTGCCGCTCGCCGCGCGCACGGAGAAGCCGGCCGGCGAAACGCCGGCTGCGGCGCCGACGCACTGA
- a CDS encoding glutamine amidotransferase — MNAEVVAIRHVHFEDLGSFEQVLGERGRRVRYVDVGSSRVEVLDVLEPSLLVVLGGPLSVYDDAQYPTIAPLLALVRQRIDAGLPILGICLGAQFIARALGAHVYPAARHELGWAPLTLTDAGRASPLRHLDGATTSMLHWHGDTFDLPGGAIHLASTPACRHQAFAWGQHVLALQCHPEIRTDRFEPWLIANAGEIAATPGVDARQLRADTAQHGPALETAARRMFAEWLDSVGL; from the coding sequence ATGAACGCTGAAGTCGTGGCGATCCGCCACGTGCATTTCGAGGATCTCGGGAGCTTCGAGCAGGTGCTCGGCGAACGCGGTCGACGGGTGCGCTATGTCGATGTCGGATCGTCGCGGGTCGAGGTGCTCGACGTGCTCGAGCCGTCGCTGCTCGTCGTGCTCGGCGGGCCGCTCAGCGTGTACGACGATGCGCAGTATCCGACGATCGCGCCGCTCCTGGCGCTCGTGCGCCAGCGCATCGACGCGGGGCTGCCGATCCTCGGCATCTGCCTCGGCGCGCAGTTCATCGCGCGGGCGCTCGGGGCGCACGTCTATCCGGCTGCCCGGCACGAACTCGGCTGGGCGCCGCTGACGCTCACCGACGCGGGCCGCGCGTCGCCGCTGCGCCATCTCGACGGCGCGACGACGTCGATGCTGCACTGGCATGGCGATACGTTCGACCTGCCGGGCGGTGCGATCCATCTCGCGTCGACGCCGGCCTGTCGCCACCAGGCATTCGCATGGGGGCAGCACGTGCTGGCGTTGCAATGTCATCCCGAGATCCGTACCGATCGCTTTGAACCGTGGCTGATCGCGAACGCCGGCGAAATCGCCGCGACGCCCGGCGTCGACGCGCGCCAGCTGCGTGCCGATACCGCGCAGCACGGCCCCGCGCTCGAGACGGCCGCACGGCGCATGTTCGCGGAGTGGCTCGACAGCGTCGGGCTCTGA
- a CDS encoding 4a-hydroxytetrahydrobiopterin dehydratase yields MNDAGFAARRSRGRTPLPNERCKMIHKLTSEERKTRLEGLPLWTAVPGRDAIQRRLRFADFNEAFGFMTRVAIKAQEMNHHPEWFNVYNRVDVTLSTHDADGLTERDIELARFIDGAAAHAQPGA; encoded by the coding sequence ATGAACGACGCCGGCTTCGCCGCGCGGCGCAGCCGCGGGCGGACGCCGTTACCGAACGAGAGGTGCAAGATGATTCACAAGCTCACATCCGAAGAACGCAAGACCCGGCTCGAAGGCCTGCCGCTCTGGACGGCCGTGCCGGGCCGCGACGCGATCCAGCGCCGCCTGCGCTTCGCCGATTTCAACGAGGCATTCGGCTTCATGACGCGTGTCGCGATCAAGGCGCAGGAGATGAATCACCATCCGGAATGGTTCAACGTGTACAACCGCGTCGACGTCACGCTGTCGACCCACGACGCCGACGGGCTGACCGAACGCGACATCGAACTCGCGCGGTTCATCGACGGCGCCGCCGCGCACGCGCAACCGGGCGCCTGA
- a CDS encoding MarR family winged helix-turn-helix transcriptional regulator, translated as MSEGVYGNQAAGRVTHSLLRLSTAMRSEAWDWAEGAGLTPTQGEILVLLLQRKGPMRLGEIARETQLTAATTSDAVSTLETKGLVEKRRALDDGRALAVRLSARGRTAAKKALQWPEFLTKAVGKLGADEQGTLYRALLKTLRELQVAGATPPQRMCLTCTHFQPGKLSKKTVHHCAALDISMSDSDLRLDCAVQEEADAATQKKTWKIFAG; from the coding sequence ATGAGCGAAGGCGTTTACGGGAACCAGGCTGCGGGACGTGTGACCCACAGCTTGCTGCGGTTGAGCACGGCCATGCGGAGCGAGGCATGGGATTGGGCGGAAGGCGCTGGCCTCACGCCGACGCAGGGCGAGATTCTCGTGCTGCTGTTGCAGCGGAAGGGCCCGATGCGGCTCGGCGAGATCGCGCGCGAGACGCAGCTCACTGCGGCCACGACGAGCGATGCGGTCAGCACGCTCGAGACGAAGGGGCTCGTCGAGAAGCGCCGTGCGCTGGACGACGGCCGGGCACTGGCCGTGCGCCTGTCGGCGCGTGGCCGCACGGCCGCGAAGAAGGCACTGCAATGGCCTGAATTCCTGACGAAAGCGGTCGGCAAGCTCGGCGCGGACGAGCAGGGCACGCTGTATCGCGCGCTGCTGAAGACGCTGCGCGAGCTGCAGGTGGCCGGCGCGACGCCGCCGCAACGCATGTGCCTCACGTGCACGCATTTCCAGCCGGGCAAGCTGTCGAAGAAGACCGTGCATCACTGCGCGGCGCTCGACATCTCGATGTCCGACAGCGATCTGCGTCTCGACTGCGCGGTGCAGGAAGAAGCCGACGCGGCGACGCAGAAGAAGACCTGGAAGATTTTCGCTGGCTGA
- a CDS encoding NADH:flavin oxidoreductase/NADH oxidase: protein MTALFSPFTLRGVTLPNRIVISPMCQYSAERGEATDWHMIHLGHLALSGAGLLCIEATAVEPDGRITHGDLGLWDDVTEAALKPVLAAIRKHSPVRVAMQLSHAGRKASSAAPWEGGQLVPVAEGGWLPHGPSAVPHKDGETPPLALDAAGLNRIREAFAASARRAARLGIDAIEVHAAHGYLLHQFLSPLANRRTDEYGGSRENRMRFPVEIFEIVRAAFPEDRPVGVRVSATDWVEGGWELDDTIAFAHELKRRGCDWIDVSSGGVSPLQKIPLSPGYQVPFAQAVKRAVGMPTIAVGLINEPEHANRLIEAGDADLVAMARAMLYDPRWPWHAAAELGAQVTAPPQYWRSQPREHKALFGDVAFGQR, encoded by the coding sequence ATGACTGCGCTGTTTTCCCCGTTCACGCTGCGCGGCGTGACCCTTCCGAACCGGATCGTGATCTCCCCGATGTGCCAATACTCGGCCGAACGCGGCGAAGCGACCGACTGGCACATGATTCACCTCGGCCATCTCGCGCTGTCGGGCGCGGGGCTGCTGTGCATCGAAGCGACCGCGGTGGAACCCGACGGGCGCATCACGCATGGCGACCTCGGCCTGTGGGACGACGTGACCGAAGCCGCGCTGAAGCCGGTGCTGGCCGCGATCCGCAAGCATTCGCCGGTCCGCGTCGCGATGCAGTTGTCGCATGCGGGGCGCAAGGCGTCGAGCGCGGCGCCGTGGGAAGGCGGCCAGCTCGTGCCGGTCGCCGAGGGCGGCTGGTTGCCGCACGGGCCGTCGGCCGTGCCGCACAAGGACGGCGAGACGCCGCCGCTCGCACTCGATGCCGCGGGTCTGAACCGCATCCGGGAAGCCTTCGCGGCGTCGGCCAGGCGGGCTGCGCGGCTCGGCATCGATGCGATCGAAGTGCATGCGGCGCACGGCTACCTGCTGCATCAGTTCCTGTCTCCGCTCGCGAACCGGCGCACCGACGAATACGGCGGCTCGCGCGAAAACCGGATGCGGTTTCCGGTCGAGATCTTCGAGATCGTGCGTGCCGCGTTTCCGGAAGACCGGCCGGTCGGCGTGCGCGTGTCCGCGACCGACTGGGTCGAAGGCGGCTGGGAGCTCGACGATACGATCGCGTTCGCGCACGAACTGAAGCGCCGCGGCTGCGACTGGATCGACGTGTCGTCCGGCGGCGTGTCGCCGCTGCAGAAGATTCCGCTGTCGCCCGGCTACCAGGTGCCGTTCGCGCAGGCCGTGAAGCGGGCGGTCGGCATGCCGACGATCGCGGTCGGCCTGATCAACGAACCCGAGCATGCGAACCGGCTGATCGAGGCCGGCGATGCCGATCTCGTCGCGATGGCGCGTGCGATGCTGTACGACCCGCGCTGGCCGTGGCACGCGGCGGCCGAACTCGGCGCGCAGGTGACGGCGCCGCCGCAATACTGGCGCTCGCAGCCGCGCGAGCACAAGGCGCTGTTCGGCGACGTCGCATTCGGCCAGCGCTGA
- a CDS encoding response regulator gives MRLLLIEDDRPIARGIQSSLEQAGFTVDMVHDGIFAEQALAQNRHELVILDLGLPGIDGMTLLTRFRQTNRHTPVIVLTARDELNDRIQGLNSGADDYMLKPFEPAELEARIRAVMRRSGPHSDMPRPEVSLGGVRLSGVDRRIFNDDKPLELSPREFAVLEMLLLRHGRVVSKAQLQDHLTHFGGDLGDTAIEVYVHRVRKKLEQCRVEIVTVRGFGYLLQEIRQTASV, from the coding sequence ATGCGACTCCTTCTGATCGAAGACGACCGCCCCATCGCACGCGGTATCCAGAGCAGCCTCGAGCAGGCTGGCTTCACCGTCGACATGGTGCATGACGGCATTTTTGCCGAGCAGGCGCTGGCACAGAACCGCCACGAACTCGTGATCCTCGACCTCGGCCTGCCGGGCATCGACGGGATGACGCTGCTCACGCGCTTTCGCCAGACCAACCGCCACACGCCCGTGATCGTGCTGACCGCGCGCGACGAGCTGAACGACCGGATCCAGGGCCTGAACTCCGGCGCCGACGACTACATGCTCAAGCCGTTCGAGCCGGCCGAGCTCGAAGCGCGCATCCGCGCGGTGATGCGCCGCAGCGGCCCGCACAGCGACATGCCGCGTCCGGAAGTGTCGCTCGGCGGCGTTCGCCTGTCGGGCGTCGACCGCCGCATCTTCAACGACGACAAGCCGCTCGAACTGTCGCCGCGCGAATTCGCGGTGCTCGAGATGCTGCTGCTGCGTCACGGCCGTGTCGTCAGCAAGGCCCAGTTGCAGGATCACCTCACGCACTTCGGCGGCGATCTCGGCGACACCGCGATCGAAGTCTACGTGCACCGCGTACGCAAGAAACTCGAACAGTGCCGGGTCGAAATCGTCACGGTGCGCGGCTTCGGCTACCTGCTGCAGGAAATCCGCCAAACGGCGAGCGTCTGA
- a CDS encoding DUF3717 domain-containing protein: MSDISIHDLEAAINFWRARSPSSGDELKLCEEASALSKPYALLIVQRESALQLEGLDPKARKAYETYVRLKDGLES, translated from the coding sequence ATGTCCGATATTTCGATCCACGACCTAGAAGCCGCGATCAATTTCTGGCGCGCCCGCTCGCCGTCGAGCGGCGACGAACTCAAACTCTGCGAAGAGGCCAGCGCGCTCTCCAAGCCGTATGCGCTGCTGATTGTACAGCGCGAAAGCGCGCTGCAACTGGAAGGATTGGACCCCAAGGCGCGGAAAGCGTACGAGACTTACGTGCGCCTTAAGGATGGCTTGGAAAGCTGA
- a CDS encoding SET domain-containing protein, whose translation MSSRRIAVRRSGVHGKGVFAVAPIKAGERVVEYKGERISWKEALRRHPHDPSEPNHTFYFALDEGGVIDGKIDGNSARWINHSCAPNCEAEEVKGRVYIHALRDIAPEEELFYDYGLVIDAKLTKKLKREYACHCGAESCRGTLLATSDEGGKKKKKKDKKDGKSVSGSKDKKNRK comes from the coding sequence ATGAGTTCACGCAGGATCGCGGTGCGCCGCTCGGGAGTACACGGCAAGGGCGTGTTCGCCGTGGCGCCGATCAAGGCCGGCGAGCGCGTAGTGGAATACAAGGGCGAGCGAATCTCTTGGAAGGAAGCGCTGCGTCGTCATCCGCACGACCCGAGCGAGCCGAATCATACGTTCTACTTCGCACTCGACGAAGGTGGCGTGATCGACGGCAAGATCGACGGCAACAGCGCGCGCTGGATCAACCATTCGTGCGCGCCGAACTGCGAAGCCGAGGAAGTCAAGGGCCGCGTGTACATCCACGCGCTGCGCGACATCGCGCCGGAAGAGGAGCTGTTCTACGACTACGGCCTCGTGATCGATGCGAAGCTGACGAAGAAGCTCAAGCGCGAATACGCGTGCCACTGCGGGGCGGAGTCGTGCCGCGGCACGTTGCTCGCGACGTCCGACGAAGGCGGGAAGAAGAAAAAGAAGAAGGACAAGAAGGACGGCAAATCCGTGTCCGGTTCGAAGGACAAGAAGAACCGGAAGTGA
- the phhA gene encoding phenylalanine 4-monooxygenase has protein sequence MSTVVTAKLQEQFDAGLETPADFTIDQPLQRYGQVDHAVWKQLYARQSTLLRGRACDAFVAGLGKIELPADRVPSFADVNRQLKPVTGWEIVAVPGLVPDRVFFEHLANRRFPVTWWMRRPDQLDYLQEPDCFHDLFGHVPLLIDPVFADYMQAYGRTALAVADDEAALARLARLYWYTVEFGLIRDPRGVDGLSIYGAGIVSSKGESLYSLESAAPNRLGFDLERVMRTQYRIDTFQKTYFVIDDFAQLFALADVDGRALASRLAALPEFPAGAVLETDRVLHRGTGEGWPDDDDA, from the coding sequence ATGTCCACCGTCGTCACCGCGAAACTGCAGGAGCAGTTCGACGCGGGCCTCGAAACTCCCGCCGATTTCACCATCGACCAGCCGCTTCAGCGCTACGGCCAGGTCGACCACGCGGTGTGGAAGCAGCTCTATGCACGCCAGTCGACCCTGCTGCGCGGTCGCGCGTGCGATGCATTCGTCGCCGGGCTCGGCAAGATCGAACTGCCGGCCGATCGGGTGCCGTCGTTCGCCGACGTGAACCGCCAGTTGAAGCCCGTGACCGGCTGGGAAATCGTGGCGGTGCCGGGCCTCGTGCCCGACCGCGTGTTCTTCGAGCACCTCGCGAACCGGCGTTTTCCCGTCACCTGGTGGATGCGCCGTCCCGACCAGCTCGACTACCTGCAGGAACCCGACTGCTTCCACGACCTGTTCGGCCACGTGCCGTTGCTGATCGATCCGGTGTTCGCCGACTACATGCAGGCGTATGGCCGCACCGCGCTCGCGGTCGCCGACGACGAAGCAGCGCTGGCGCGGCTCGCGCGCCTCTATTGGTATACGGTGGAATTCGGGCTGATCCGCGACCCGCGCGGGGTCGACGGGCTGTCGATCTACGGCGCCGGGATCGTATCGAGCAAGGGCGAAAGCCTGTACAGCCTCGAAAGCGCGGCGCCGAACCGGCTCGGGTTCGACCTCGAGCGCGTGATGCGCACGCAGTACCGGATCGACACGTTCCAGAAGACCTACTTCGTGATCGACGATTTCGCGCAGCTGTTCGCGCTCGCCGACGTCGACGGCCGCGCCCTGGCCAGCCGGCTCGCGGCGCTGCCCGAATTTCCGGCCGGCGCGGTGCTGGAGACCGACCGCGTGCTGCATCGCGGCACGGGCGAGGGTTGGCCGGACGACGACGACGCGTGA